The region CAGCCCGTGAGTGGCGGCTGGGACGGGCATATTCGCTCCTAAGGTCAATCCGGCGATGTTCAGTACCTGCACGCTGGCGGTGGTACCGCCACATTCCGGGCCGCAATTCAGCACATACGCCTTGCTGTCGTCACTGGAGAAGACCGCCGACACCGGCCGGTCGAAGCCTGTTCTGCTCGTGATCGAAGGCGGGCTCGCCGTGGTATCGATGATGTAGACGGTATTGCTGGCATCGTCGGGGAAGCCCAGGACGGTGCGGCCATTCCCGCTGGACACGATCCAGCGGACGTTCGGCGCGGGTGGCGTAACGCTCACCGTAGCGCCGGCGACCGTATCCCAAGTGATCACCTGGCCGGTATTGCGGACCGCAACCATCACCGTCCGATTGTCAGGAAGATAGAAAAAACTATCTGTCCTATCCGCGAGCTGAAGAGAGCCGGCTATCGTCTCGTCGTTGTTGCTGATCACGTCCAGCCGGTTGGTGGAACTGGAGAACACGAGCGTGGTCGCCTTGTTGGGCGAGAGCGACATGATCGTGGGGTTGGGGTCGGGGATGATGCGGTGCGTGCTCAGGGTATCAGTAGCCGCATTCACGATGTCGATCGCGCCGCTGAACTGGTTGGAGACGAATGCCCGTTTGGTAAGGCCGCTGATGATGGGCGCGCTGGGATTGGGGGAGCTGCCGCCACAGGAGGCCAGGAGGACGGAAACAAGAAGGATCGCTATGATTGCGCAAGCCGCTCGCTGCAAAAGCCAGGCTCCTCAAAACACGATATGAAAGGCTGAGTAGTGGATTATAGCAGAGCGACGCGGGCCCCCGTGCCACCCGCCGGCGCGTGGAATATGCCGTTCGGCGAGCGGAATCGCGCGTTCGGTGACTCGCGCTCGAACCCACCGAAAAACGCTGCTATGCTCGAAGGATGCGTCACCCCTTCCTCGAACTACTCGAGCAACGAGCCGTGCTGTGCGATGGCGCGATGGGCACGCTGCTGTATGCGAAGGGCGTTTTCATCAATCGATGCTACGACGAGCTCAACCAGTCGCAGCCGGAACTGATCCGCAACATCCATCGCGAGTACGTGGAAGCCGGCGCCGAGGTGCTGGAAACGAACACCTTTGGGGCAAACGCCTTCCGGCTCGCGCGCCACGGATTGGCCGATCAAGTACACGCTCTGAACCTTGCCGGAGCGCAGCTGGCGCGCGCGGCTGTCCCGAAGACTCGCGAAGTCTACGTAGCCGGTTCCGTGGGGCCTCTGGGCGTGCGCATCGAGCCGCTGGGAAAGACGGCGCGTGAGGAAGCGCGCGACGCCTTCCGCCGACAGATCGCAGCGCTGAAGCAAGGCGGCGTGGACCTGCTCATCCTCGAGACCTTTGGCTACCTGGAAGAGCTGCACCAGGCGATGCTGGCCGCGCGCGAGGTCGATGCCACGCTGCCGGTGGTGGCACAGGTGACCATAGACGAAGAGGGCAACTGCCTGGATGGGTCGAGCCCCGAGACCTTTACCGCGAAGCTTACCGACTGGGGCGCCGACGTCATTGGCATCAACTGCAGCGTGGGTCCGGTGGCGATGCTCGAAACCATCGAGCGCGTGCGCGCGGCGACGGCAAAGCCGCTCTCGGCGCAACCGAACGCCGGCGTCCCGCACGCGGTAGAGGGCCGCAACATCTATCTCTGCTCGCCCGAGTACATGGCGAGTTACGCGCGCAAGTTCGTCGCGGCGGGAGTGCGTCTGGTGGGCGGGTGCTGCGGCACTACTCCCGAGCACACGCGGGCGATGCGCTCCGCGCTCTCCGCTTCCGGAGCGAAAGCGGCGGGCAAGGGATTCCAGATCGCGACCACGGCGCGCGAGGCCTCGCACAAAGTCGAGACCGCGCCACTGGGAAAGCGCTCGCGCGTGGGCGCGCGGCTCGCCTCCGGCGAGTTCGTCACCATGATCGAGATCGTGCCGCCGAAAGGGACGGACGCCGCCAAGGAGATCGAGGGTGCCCGCTTCCTGCAATCGGTGGGCGTGGACGCGGTGAATATCCCCGACAGTCCGCGCGCCTCCGCCCGCATGAGTGCGCAGGCGCTTTCCTACCTCATACAGCAGCAGGTGGGGATCGAAGCCGTGCTGCACTACACCTGCCGCGATCGCAACGTGCTCTCGATGCAGAGTGATCTCTTGGGCGCGCACGCGGTGGGTATCCGCAACCTGATATGCATCACCGGCGATCCGCCGAAGCTGGGCAACTATCCCGACGCCACGGCGGTCTTCGACGTTGATGCCATCGGCCTGGTGAACCTGGTCGCGAACCTGAACAAGGGCCTCGACATCGGCGGCAATCCCATCGGCGAGCCGACCGCGTTCGTAGTGGGCGTAGGCGCGAACCCCGGGCTGCCGAATATCGATGAAGAGGTGCGCCGCTTCGAGTACAAAGTCGAGGCGGGGGCGGATTATGCCGTCACGCAGCCAGTGTTCGACGTGGCGCTGTTAGAGGCTTTCCTGAA is a window of Acidobacteriota bacterium DNA encoding:
- a CDS encoding bifunctional homocysteine S-methyltransferase/methylenetetrahydrofolate reductase; protein product: MRHPFLELLEQRAVLCDGAMGTLLYAKGVFINRCYDELNQSQPELIRNIHREYVEAGAEVLETNTFGANAFRLARHGLADQVHALNLAGAQLARAAVPKTREVYVAGSVGPLGVRIEPLGKTAREEARDAFRRQIAALKQGGVDLLILETFGYLEELHQAMLAAREVDATLPVVAQVTIDEEGNCLDGSSPETFTAKLTDWGADVIGINCSVGPVAMLETIERVRAATAKPLSAQPNAGVPHAVEGRNIYLCSPEYMASYARKFVAAGVRLVGGCCGTTPEHTRAMRSALSASGAKAAGKGFQIATTAREASHKVETAPLGKRSRVGARLASGEFVTMIEIVPPKGTDAAKEIEGARFLQSVGVDAVNIPDSPRASARMSAQALSYLIQQQVGIEAVLHYTCRDRNVLSMQSDLLGAHAVGIRNLICITGDPPKLGNYPDATAVFDVDAIGLVNLVANLNKGLDIGGNPIGEPTAFVVGVGANPGLPNIDEEVRRFEYKVEAGADYAVTQPVFDVALLEAFLKRVEHHKVPIVAGIWPLVSVRNAEFMKNELGVSVPDAIVERMARCANAEAARAEGIAIAREMLVRIRGVVQGAQISAPLGRYSAAVDVLEALGSSQRASV